A single Cannabis sativa cultivar Pink pepper isolate KNU-18-1 chromosome 7, ASM2916894v1, whole genome shotgun sequence DNA region contains:
- the LOC115697076 gene encoding dof zinc finger protein DOF1.5, whose amino-acid sequence MAMGERDGRININSGKDVPGIKLFGATIILQYGRQQEQVVKEEPNKFEAERDHDLTVEMKRPEKIIPCPRCKSMETKFCYFNNYNVNQPRHFCKGCQRYWTAGGALRNVPVGAGRRKAKPPCRGDLAGLPDDCFYGDASEVVGQFDLDGLMVEEWHVEAAQGGFRHHFPAVKRRRSGSGSQTCA is encoded by the coding sequence ATGGCTATGGGTGAGCGTGATGGTAGGATTAATATTAATAGTGGCAAAGATGTGCCCGGAATTAAGCTGTTTGGGGCTACGATCATTTTGCAATATGGTAGACAACAAGAACAAGTAGTAAAAGAGGAACCAAATAAGTTCGAAGCGGAGCGTGATCATGATCTAACGGTTGAGATGAAGAGGCCAGAAAAGATCATACCATGTCCAAGATGCAAGAGCATGGAGACTAAATTTTGTTACTTCAACAACTACAACGTTAATCAGCCTAGACACTTTTGTAAGGGCTGCCAGAGATACTGGACGGCTGGCGGGGCCCTGCGAAACGTGCCGGTAGGGGCTGGCCGAAGAAAGGCCAAGCCGCCTTGCCGTGGTGATCTGGCTGGCTTGCCCGACGATTGTTTTTATGGTGATGCTTCTGAGGTTGTTGGGCAGTTTGACTTGGATGGATTAATGGTAGAAGAATGGCATGTAGAAGCCGCCCAAGGTGGTTTCCGCCATCACTTTCCGGCTGTCAAGCGGCGAAGGAGCGGTTCAGGTAGTCAGACGTGTGCTTAA